A window of bacterium genomic DNA:
GGCGCAAATCTTATCCATCGGGGCCAGGCAACCGTAGAGGTGCACCGGCAGGATGGCCCTGGTGCGCGGGGTGATCGCCGCTTCAAGCCGGGCCGGGTCCATGAGCAGGGTGTCCGGCCTGACATCCACGAACACCGGGCGGGCTCCGCAGTGCAGGACCGCCTCGGACGTGGCCACGAAGCTGTTGGGCACTGTGATCACCTCATCGCCCGGGCCGACCCCGGCCGCGGCCAGGGCCAGGTGCAACGCGCTGGTGCCGTTGCTGCAGGCCACGCAATGGGCTGTCCCCTGGAAAGCGGCGTAGGCCGCCTCGAACGCCTTGACCTCCGGGCCCTGGATGAACGCCCCGTGCTCGATCACCCGCGCGGCGGCGGCCAGCAGCTCCTCGCGCAGGGCGCCGTTCTGCCGCTTGAGGTTCATGAACGGAATGGACAATGGCCCTCCCAATAGGTTTTTCCCGGAGATTGAAGCCGCTTGCAGGAATGCAGGGGCAGGTCCCTGTGCCTGCCCTGCGAATCCAGGCGGCCACGGGGGGCCGCCCCTACATTAAAATTGTTTTACGGTACTATCTCTCAGCGCCGCACGCCCCAGCCAGAGCCGCTCGATCAGACCTGCGCTCTCGCCGCCGACCCCCGGCAGGGCCGGAAAGGGTGCGGGCCGCCCGAGAAGCAGACGGTCGATCAGGCAGTCCAGCAGGGCGGCCTCGCACGTATCCGGCAGCGGGGCCACCTGCTCCGCGCAGGCGTTGACCTGGGCCGTCTCGGCTCTGAAAGCGCCCTCGGCGTTAACGAACTCCGCCCGGTAGACCAGGGTGCCATCCCCGCTGCGGAAAAAGCTCAGCTCGCCGCCGCGGACCGCAACCAGCCACTTATCTTCAGAACTCAGGGGAACCAGCCCCCGGCGCACCCTGCCATACTCCTCCCAGCCGAGGACCCGGCCGTAGGTGAAACCGCGCATTGCCGGGTCCGGCCCCAGGCGCAGCCGCCGCAGGAATACAATCCGCGGGTCCATAGCTCCCCCGGTCTCTCAAACGAATTCAGGCGCGGGCGCCCGCCGCGGCGAACAGTTTGGCGCAGCGGCGCTCGGCGCGGGCAGCCCAGCCTTTCTTGTGCCAGGCGTACCCGGCCAACAGCGGGAAAGTCACCGTGGCCTCGCCGTAGACCATCTGCTCGAACACCGTGTCCACCTTGCCCCAACTGCTGGCCTCCTTGAGCGTGGAGCCGCTCAGGGCGCCGTCGCGCTCATCGGCCACGGTGAGCTGGATCGCGTACTTGTGCATCGGGGCGTCCGTGCCCAGCACATCCGCGGCCACCACGATATCCTGGGCGAAATTCTTGGGCACGCCGCCGCCGAGCATCAGCAGGCCGGTCTCTTTCGATTCCATCTTGATCCGGGTCAGCTCCAGGAAATCCTTGGCCGAGTCGAGGGAGACGCAGTTCACTCCCTGGCGCTTGTACTGGTGTGCGACCAGGCCGAACCCGGCGCTGCAGTCGGAGAAAGCCGGGCAGAAAATGGGCACGTCCCTGCGGAACGCCTCCAGCACGATCGAGCCCTCGCCCTTGCCCTCGGATTCCAGGAAACGGCCCATCTCGGCGATGATCTCGCGCGAGGAATAGGGCCGCGGCTCCAGGCTGTCGGCGATGCGGCCCACGGTCTCGTCGCACTCGCGCAGCTCGTCCTCGTCGATGTAGGTGTCGTAGATGCGGTCGATGTGCAGCTCGCGCAGCTCGGAGTCATCCACGAACGGGGTGCCCAGGTAGTGACGGAACCCCAGGCCCTCGAAGAAATCCTGGTCCACGATGTTGGCGCCGGTGGAGACGATGGCATCCACCATACGGTCGCGCACCAGGGTCTGGATCGCGGTCTTCAGCCCCGCGCTGATCAGCGAGCCGGCCAGGCAGAGGATCACCGTGCAGTCCGGGTCACGCAGCATGCGGTCGTAGATTCCGGCCGCGCGGGCCAGGTTGCGGGCCTGGAACGCGGTGCGGCCCATCGCCTCGACCAGCGGCACCACGTCCGGGAAACGGGTGATGTCGATATGGTCGACCGTGGACTTGAGGAAATCCTTTTTGGTTCTGGCACTCATTATCTGTACCCCTGTTCAGGTTGTAACGGAAAGGTGAAGCCTCCGGTATGTTCAGGCTCGCTCCAGGGGGAGCGATGGTCATTGCTCTGCAGTGTCGCGCCCATACAGCCCGAAACACAGGTTGCGGTAGCGCGCGGCGACCTCCTCCATTGCGTAGCCGGCCAGCACAACCTCGCGGGCGCGGCGGCCCAGGATCTCGCGCAGGGTCGGGTTGTCGGCCAGACGTTCGAGGGCGGAGCACAGAGCGCGGGCGTTGTCCGGCTCGAACAGCAGCCCCGCGCCGCCGTCCTCCAGAAGGCTGTCGGTGACGCCCTCCAGGCGCGAGGCGGCGCAGGCCAGGCCGCAGGCCATCGCCTCGAGCAGGGCGTTGGGCTGGCCCTCTCGCACCGAGCTCAGCACGAATATATCCGCGGCGCGGTAGTAGTCCTCGATCCGCGACGTGCTCTCCACCAGAACCAACTCGCCGGGCCGTCCAGGTTTGGCGGCGGCGGCGCGCACTCGCTCCACGGCCCGCGGGTCCACCTCGTAGGAGCCCTCCGCGGTCCGCCCGATCATCACCAGGCTCAGCGGGCCGTCCCCCAGACAGCTCCAGCACTCGGCCGTCAGGTGCGGGCGTTTCTCTTCCGAGAAATGGCCCACGGACAGCACCAGCACCCCCTCCAGCGGAAGGCCGAGCTGTGCGCGCAGGGCCAGGCGCTCCTCGCGCTCGGCCGGGCGGAAACGGTCGGTGTCCACCCCGTTGGGCAGGCGCACCAGTTTGGCTTCCGGGAACCCGCTGGCCAGATAGGCCCGCGCCAGGGCCTCCCCCGGCGCCAGGTAGCGGTCGGCCAGGGAGTAGAACAGGCGCGACAGAGCCCCGCGTTTGCGGATCGAGGCCGGGTCGTCCTCGCCCAGGCTGGTCAGCTTGAGCAGCACCCGCTTGCCGGGCCAGAGCCTGAACAGCACGAACAGCCAGCTCTTGCGGCTGAACCCGTGCAGGTGGATTATGTCCGCCCGCAGGAAAACACACCATTTCAGCCAGACCAGCCGCGGCAGCCAGCGCAGGAAAGTCAGGGCGCCGGGGTTGGCGCTGCCGACCGGCAGACGGTAGACCGGGACACTGTCCACACTCCCGCGGAACGGCAGGCCGCGCTCCAGGCAGGTGGTGACCACGCTGAACAGCAAGCCATCGCCGTTCGCGGCCCGGATCAGGCTGCGGCACTGCAGGCCCGCACCGGAGATTTCCGGGAAATAGGCCCCGGTGACCATCACCACGCGCAGCGGCCTGACGGGGGAGGTTTCTTTCGGCTGGTCGGTCATGCTCCTCCTCCGAGGCCCTGGCCACGGCTGGACCGTTTTGCCCCAAATTACTGCCAAATCACGGTATGTAATAAAGTAAGCAAGCCGGCCCCGGCTGGCAAGGGTGAGCCGTAAGCCGGAGGTGTCGAGCGACGGTCTTGCCGGGGGGCGGGCTTTGTTTTAAGATTCTTTCAA
This region includes:
- a CDS encoding deoxyhypusine synthase translates to MSARTKKDFLKSTVDHIDITRFPDVVPLVEAMGRTAFQARNLARAAGIYDRMLRDPDCTVILCLAGSLISAGLKTAIQTLVRDRMVDAIVSTGANIVDQDFFEGLGFRHYLGTPFVDDSELRELHIDRIYDTYIDEDELRECDETVGRIADSLEPRPYSSREIIAEMGRFLESEGKGEGSIVLEAFRRDVPIFCPAFSDCSAGFGLVAHQYKRQGVNCVSLDSAKDFLELTRIKMESKETGLLMLGGGVPKNFAQDIVVAADVLGTDAPMHKYAIQLTVADERDGALSGSTLKEASSWGKVDTVFEQMVYGEATVTFPLLAGYAWHKKGWAARAERRCAKLFAAAGARA
- a CDS encoding glycosyltransferase family 4 protein — translated: MTDQPKETSPVRPLRVVMVTGAYFPEISGAGLQCRSLIRAANGDGLLFSVVTTCLERGLPFRGSVDSVPVYRLPVGSANPGALTFLRWLPRLVWLKWCVFLRADIIHLHGFSRKSWLFVLFRLWPGKRVLLKLTSLGEDDPASIRKRGALSRLFYSLADRYLAPGEALARAYLASGFPEAKLVRLPNGVDTDRFRPAEREERLALRAQLGLPLEGVLVLSVGHFSEEKRPHLTAECWSCLGDGPLSLVMIGRTAEGSYEVDPRAVERVRAAAAKPGRPGELVLVESTSRIEDYYRAADIFVLSSVREGQPNALLEAMACGLACAASRLEGVTDSLLEDGGAGLLFEPDNARALCSALERLADNPTLREILGRRAREVVLAGYAMEEVAARYRNLCFGLYGRDTAEQ